The window GCGAAGCGATATTGCCGCACCAACACCAGTTGCCCATCGTTCGTGACCGGCACGGCCAAGGCCCCGCCGGGATGGCGAATACATTCCCATTCCCCCTCTGCGCCGTTGGGTAACCGCAATTGGGCAACCTCAAAGGCAAACTTACGACCGCGATAGGTGAGGCGATCGCGGAGTTTGTGGGCGAGTTCGGTTCCAAGGGGCATAGGACGGATGAATCGTGAGTTAGGCTAGGGGAATGACTGCTGAACAGTCTAGCGTTTGGACGATTTGCGCGATCGCCCGGCCCGTGAGCGGTTCCACCCAGTCGGGGGCAATTTCCGCCAAGGGAACCGCAAAAAATGCCCGATCGCCCAATCCTGGATGGGGCACTTGTAGCCGAGGCGTTTGCATCACCCGATCGCCATAAAGCAACAAATCCAAGTCCAAGGTGCGCGGCCCCCAATGCACTGTCCGCACTCGCCCCGCCTCGTTTTCCAGAGCTTGTAGCCGATCGAGCAAGGCCTCTGGGCTAAGGGCGACCTTCAACAGGGCACAACCATTCAGAAAGTCCGGCTGGGGTGGGCCCATCGGCGGGTTGCGATACCAGCGAGATCGACCCGTGACCTGAATTCCCGGTGTGGCATCCAAAGCCGCCAAGGCCCGCTCAAAGGTGGCGGCCACGTCGCCCAAGTTGCCCCCCAGGGCGATCGCACAGGGGATCGCACAGGATACTGAATGCTTGGATGTTGAATGCTTGGGTATTGAATACGTGGGTGTTGAATGCGTTGGCTCCCTCTGTGCCAGATTCATAGAATCCGCCAAATTCTGCCCCGAAGTCGAATCGCTGTCCTGGGGGCAAGGCAAAGGTTCCATCTGCGGCGTTATTTTTGCCGTGACTGGCGCTGTTAGTGGTGTTGTCGTGGGTACTGTTGTGGGTGTTGCTCTTGGTGCTGCCGTCGGTGATGTTGCCGGAGTTGTCCCATCGTCCGCTGCCCGATCGCCCGTGAATTGCGCCATCGTTTCCGTCATTCGCTGCCTGTTAATTCGCCCTTGATTAGCCCTATGGCCCCGCCCCGGGCCGTTGCCCAACGGTCACCGCCAAACCGCTCCTTAAAATACCGCCGATTCTGAACTTCTCCTCAACTTCTGATGAATCTTCCCCCCGATCCCTCCTGGTTCCATTTGTTGATTCGTTTAGGGCTGGCTCTGTTTGTGGGGGGAGCCATTGGGATCGATCGCCAGTTGCGACACAAGCCCGCCGGAATGCGCACTCATATGCTGGTGAGTTTGGGAGCTGCCCTGTTTGCCATCATTCCGGCGGAAATGGGGGCGAATATTGATGCCATTAGCCGATCGGCCCAAGGTGTGGCCACCGGGGTGGGTTTCTTGGGCGCGGGGGAAATTTTACGCACCAAACGCAGCGAAGAGAAGGTGAAGGGATTGACCTCAGCAGCAGCCATTTGGGTCTCAGCCGGATTGGGGTTCGCGGCGGGCTGCGGCTTGTTAGGGGTGGCCACCCTAGGGGCCCTGATGGCTTTCCTAGTCTTGCGCTTGAATGGGGTGGAGCGGCGTTTAACTCGCAATTTTGATATGAACGCAATTATGGACGATGACTAAACTACAGCAGCTCCCACTTGCCAAAGCCGCCTGGCCCAAGATGGCGAATTTGGTTTATTTAGATTGTCATGCCACAACCCCGACCGATCCCCGAGTGGCGGAGGCCATGTGGCCTTTTTTAACGGACTATTTTGGCAACGCAGGCAGCAACCATGCCTATGGTTGGGCCGCGGCGGCCGCGGTCGATCGATCCCGGGCTACTTTGGCTGCGGCGATCAACGCCAGCCCTGAGGAAATTTTGTTCACCAGCGGTGCAACGGAAGCCAACAATCTGGCCATCAAGGGCGTGGCCGAGGCCTATCTCAACAAAGGGCGGCACTTGATTACGGTGGCCACGGAGCATTCGGCGGTGCTGGATCCCTGTCGCTATTTGCAGTCCCTGGGGTTTGAGGTGACGGTTTTGCCGGTCGATCGCCTGGGTTTGTTGGATCTGGAGGCCCTGGCCCAGGCCATGCGACCGGAAACGGTGCTGGTGTCGGTGATGGTGGCGAATAATGAGATCGGTGTTTTGCAGCCGATCGAGCAAATTGGGGCCCTCTGTCGCGATCGGGGCGTGCTGTTTCACACGGATGCGGCCCAGGCGATCGGGAAAGTACCCCTTGATGTACAAACCCAGTCGATCGATCTCATGTCCCTGACGGCCCACAAGGTTTATGGGCCCAAGGGCATTGGGGCCCTGTACGTGCGGCGGGGCAACTCCCGCGTGGCCTTGGCTCCCCAATTACACGGCGGCGGCCAGGAACGGGGGCTGCGGGCGGGAACTTTGCCCGTGTCGCAAATTGTTGGGTTTGGCCGGGCGATCGAGCTGGCAATGGAGCACCTGGCCACTGAAGCAGAACAACTGCAAATGCTGCGCGATCGGCTTTGGGAGCGATTGCAAACCTACTTTGCCACCGCGCCGGGTTTGGCCCTGGAACTCAACGGCCACCCCAGCCTCCGCCTGCCGGGTAACTTGAACGTCACGATCGAGGGCTTGCCCAACGGAGCCGTTTTGAAAGCTATCCAGTTGATCGCCGCTGTCTCTTCCGGCTCCGCTTGCCAATCGGAAACCGGCCGCCAATCCCATGTGCTCAAAGCGCTCGGGCAGTCAGCCGGCCCCCTGACCACAACGCTGCGGTTTGGATTGGGTCGCTTCCATGACTTCGCCACGATCGATCGAGTTGCGACTCGGTTAATTGGGGCGATCGAACAGATTCGCCGCAACGCTGGAACCCTAGCGTGAAGGCTATTCCACAGACTCAAACCGCATCCCAGATGGGCCACCCCTCGTTTAACGCCCCCGTTAACCATTGACCAAGCCTTTGACCAAGCCTTGACCCGGCATTAACCAGGCGCTGAGTCAAAAATCTAGCCAGTCCATGGCGGTCGGCCACGGTATTTTGCGCTAGGGACAGAATTTCCCCCTCAATTTCCAAAATTTCTGCTACCTTGCGCTGTATCGTGCCAAGGCCGCAATCATCGCTCACCCCGCCCCCGGCTATTCCAAACCGCTGTTCAAAGCCGCTGTTCAAAGCCGTTGTTCAAAATCTCCATGAACAATCCGGTTTTCAGCACCGAGCGATCGGGTTATGCAATCAAGGTGGCATAACCGGCGCGATCGGGTAAAACTGATGGGGAGTTTGCTGAAAGGCTAAGTAGCATTCCCATGCACCCTAAATATTTGTCTCTAAATAACCCATTCAAAATGCTTAGGAGTTGGCTAAATTTCTAATTTCGTCTGAATTTTGCTGTTCTTCATGTCATTTTTCACGTCATTGCAGTTTCATTTTCAAAAGCTTTTCTTGAACTAAACGGAATTTCGTTCTATTCATCATCCAATTCTATGGATTTAGAACCCTTAATTTTTAGCAACTGATAACCACCGATACCTATTGCTCACGTCCCCTGACCGCATCAACCCTCAACTTGCCTCGTTCATCGTGAGTCTGTCGGTTAGTTCCGTTGCTCCGCGATGTTTTCTCAACCGCTATTCCTACCCTTCCGGCTCTTCCTGTTGCCCCTATGACTCGGCTGTTTTCTAAACGATCTGGCTCTTCGCGATCCCAAGCCGCCCGTGGCTATCGTTCCAGTAAGGTGGGGCAAAACTTCAATCAGCGATCGCGGTTTTCTTGGCGATGGTGGCTGTTGGCGTTGGTGACCTGTGCGGCGGTGTTGGGAGGCAGCTATGCCTGGACGACCAACAATGCTTCGCTGAAAACCGCCTTGGACAATTCCGCCGTGGCCTCTCAGTCGGCTCCGCCCCTTTCCCTAGGTGAGGCACTCGATCGCAGCATTGGTAACTTTCGCCAGCAAGTGACCAGCCAAGAGCAGGAAATTTTGATGGCTTTGGGGAATTTGCCCCAAGCTTTTGTGGGCAAACTGGTGCGGGATCAACGCCTGGCCAGTGGTGAGAAGGTGGTGGCGTTGACCTTTGACGATGGGCCAGCCCCCCGTTACACCGATCAGGTGCTGGACATTTTGAAACAGGAAGACGTGAAGGCCACGTTCTTTGTGATTGGTCGCATGTTCCAGGCCTTCCCGACGATCGGGCAGCGCGTGGCCCGGGAAGGTCACGTGATTGCGAATCACACCTGGTCCCATGGTTACCATCGCCATGCTCCGGCGGCGGCGGCCCGTGAAATTGACCAAACCGCCGCCATCATCCAAGCCAAAACCGGCCAGGTGGCTCGCCTCTATCGGCCGCCGGGTGGCGTTTTGAACAATGGGATGGATACCTACGCCCAAGGTCATGGATACGCCACGGTTCTGTGGGGCACGGATACGGGCGATTGGCGCAGACCTCCGGCGGCCACCATTGTCGATCGGGTGATGCGAACCATGCACCCGGGCGATATTGTGCTGATGCATGATGGCGGGGGCGATCGACACAACACGGTGGCAGCCTTGCCGATCATCATTCGGCAACTGAAAGCCCAGGGTTACCGCTTCGTCACCATGCCGGAACTCTTGCAACTGCGGGCCCAAGCCAGCCGCTCCGCCAGCACCCGAGCCACGGCCAAGCCCCAACCAACAGCGACCGCAACGCAACCGGCTAACCCTGGGCCCGGGGCGATCGACCCAACGGTCAATGCTCCCATGAGTGCCCCCAATTCCACCATGGATCTACCGCTGTAGAAACCGCTGAGATCGTTGCTGCCGTGTTCCCCGAATCGGCTGATTTGCCTGGGCCAATTGCCAAATAGAGTCTAGGTTTCCCGAATTTGGTTATTTGCCTGGGCCAATTGCCAAATTGAATTGGCGCGCTATGGTGTATGGAACTTGTGCCGATCCCCGACAATTGCCTTGGGGATCGGTTTACGAGTGCCGCCCTATGCCAGATTTTGGCGCGAGGAGATCCCCTATGGCTAATGTGCAGACTTGCTCGACTTGCGGTGTGCGGATTGAAATGAATCCGCTGGGTGATCGAGTGCTGTTTTCCTATGGCAGCCCAGGCACGAGGGCGCGTCTCTGGAGCCGAGTTTGTAAATTTGTAGCCGATCGGGGAGGTTGCATTAACCAAGATCAAGGGGCGATCGGGGCCACTGAGCCAAGTGATGAATATAATCCGATGCCGGAAGGATAATCGAGCACGGATATAAAACTGAGAACGGAAGTGGCGGGTCAACCAACGACGATCGAACATGGGACAGAGAAAGTCCATCGGGTACTGCGTTGGGCCCGCCGATGGGGGCAGGGGATCGGCTGATCATCCCCTGCCTTTGGTTTTGGGAGAGCATTTTGAGCATGGGTCAAGATTTGGGCGATCGCGCCGGCCAACTAGGCAGCGGGTTCAAGGTTCACGGGTTCAGAATTCACAGGTTTCACCACTGGCTCAATCCAGACCATTGGCAAAGCCGGTGGCAGGGTCGGTGGCAGACCGATTGGGCCAAGCTGCTGGGTCTGTGGCTGTTGGTGTTGCTGGTCGATCGGGCTTGGTTCGCGATCGACCAATCAGCCCCCGCCTGGGATCAAGCGGAATATCTGACGGCGGCCCTGACCTATGCCGATGCCCTGCGGGATCCCCAGTGGTTGTCTGGTTCCTGGTGGGTGGATTTTTGGCGACTCTCCCCCAAAGTGCCGCCCCTGGTGGCAATCATCACCGTGCCGTTTTTATGGCTGTTTGGCCCCACGGCCGATGCTGCGACGGCGTTAAATTCCGCCTGTTCGCTGCTTTTGCTGGGGTCGGTTTATGCGATCGGGCGGCGATTGTTCGATCGCACCACGGGCTGGTGGGCCGCCCTGCTGTGCAGTGTGATGCCCGGCCTGTGGCGCGTGCGGCTGGACTATCTCACCGAATTCCCCTTGGTGACCGTGGTAACGGCGGCCTTTGCGGCCCTGGTGTTTTGGGCAACGGGGGGCCGGTTTGGCCCCTGGCGCGGACGTTTGGCCCATTGGCTGTGGGCGATCGGGCTGGGGCTGTTGTTGGGAGCTGGGCTGCTGACCAAGCAACCGGTGGTTTTCTTCCTGGGGTTGCCCTGGGCGGGATTGCTGGCCGTTGCCCTCTGGCGATCGCGCTGGGAACGGGTCACCCAAGGCCTGTTGGCCCTGGGGATCGCCTGGATCGTAGCGGCTCCTTGGTATCAAGCGAATTGGCTCTTTGTGCTCAGTGGCGGCAAGCGGGCCACGGTGGATTCCGCGATCGTGGAGGGTGACCCGGCCCTCAACACCCTTGATGCTTGGATTTATTACCTGAAGCTTTTTCCGCAACATCTGTCTTGGCCCCTGCTGGGTCTGGCGATCTCGGGGGGCTGTTTGGCCTTTCTGAAATATCAACAACAACTGGCCTGGCCCGATCGGCCCTGGCCCAGTTCACCAGTCCCCAAGGACGATCGCCGGGGGTGGCTCTGGACGTTGGGCTTTTGGCTCGGAGCCTATCTGTTGTGTTCCTTGCTGGTGAACAAAGACTGGCGCTACGTTTTGCCCTATTGGCCCGTGGGGGCGATCGTCTTGGCCCGAGGCTGGCTGGTTTGGGGAGCGCGGGTGCGGTGGAGCCTGTTGGGGCTGACGGTGTTGCTGTCGGTGCTCAGTTGGTTGCCGCCCACGGCCGCCGGGGTGGCTCCCTTGGTTCCCGGGCCAATGCGGGTGGTGCAATGGGGGCCCGCCTTGCCCCATGCCCAAGTGGTGCAGGCTGTGATCGATCACGCACCCCATCTACAATCCACTGTGGGCGTGTTGCCCTCCACCGCCGAACTAAATCAACACAACCTCAACTTCTTTGGAGCCGCCCGCAATTTTCAGGTTTATGGCCGGCAGGTGGGCACTGATCCGCAAGCCGTGGCCCAAGATGCCCGATCGCTCGATTGGTATTTGCTGAAAACCGGTGACCAGGGATCAATGCGCGGCCGACGACGACGAGAAGCCCAAGCGGCCACCAGCCAAACCCTGCGCCAAAGTTCCGAGTTGCAGTTGGTGGAACATTGGCCCGTGGCGGCGGATTCCGAATGGCAACTTTGGCAGCGGCGATCTCCATCGGTGACGGTCACCCCCTTGGCCAATCCGGCTCCCTTGAAGCTCATGGCCCAACTGCCGGAGCGGCTGCCCCCGGGCCAAGTTGCGCCGGTCACCTACCGTTGGCAGGGCCCGGCGGCCCAACTGCAAGGGGGCTTGGCCCTGTTGACCTGGCAGCGGGAACCCACGCCCGATCGCCCGGCGGGTCGCACCGGTTGGATTGACGATCGGGCCATTGGTCGCGGCCGGTTAATGACCCCTCTTCCCCCGTCTGCCGGCCAGGCCTGGGAGGTTTGGGATCGATCGGCCATGGTCTTACCGCCGGACTTGGCCCCCGGTCGGTATCGTCTTTGGGCGAGTTTGTTGCCCAACGATCCCCAATTGGGCGATCGGGCCCAGCCGATCGCGATTCCCACAGAAGCCACCGTGGTGATTGACCCGGCCGCCTCGGCCCAACCGGCTCCCGAACTGGACGGCGTGGCCCAACTGCGGCTGCTGGGATTGCAATTGCGATCGGGGCGATCGGGCTTGGAATCCGTGTTCAACACCATTGGCCGAATTAACCAATACAATCCCAATCAAACCTACGTGGCCCAAGCGGAACTGACCCTCCGTTATCGCCTCAGTCAACAGCCCGATCGACTCGGTTGGCGCTATGCCCTCGGCTTGGCCCAAGTGTTGGATCAAAACACCAGCGGCGCGATCGCCACCTTCGAGCAAATCACCCAAGCGGAACCACGCAACCCTTGGGCCCAGGCCTACTTGGCCGTGGTGCGGCTTTATGAATTTCAAACCGATGCCGCCTGGCCCGCCATCCAACAAGCCTTAGCCTTGGCTCCCCGAGTGCCCGAATTCCACTACCTAAAAGCCGTGGCCCATGCCCAACGCTGGGAACTGGGCCGGGCGATCGCTGAGTTGCGAATCGGTCAGTCCCTGGAGCCGGCCGCCACCCAAAGCCACCACCCCCCGATCGGGTTAATCCCGCCCACCAGTTGATTGCAACCTGTTGATCATGACCCGTTGATCGCGATCGGTCGCCTTGCCGTACAATAGGATGCTTGCTTATACCCTTTTTTGCCGCCAAGACCCAGCATCTGTTTAGGGCTGTGCAGTCCAGCGGTCTCAAGCATTAGCCCCTGTCGAGTTTCGACAGTCCAACCCTTAGTCAACAAGCAGAAACACCGCAATGGCTAAAAAGTCCATGGTCGAGCGCGAAAAGAAGCGCGATCGCCTGATTGCTAAATATGCCGCCAAGCGTGCCGATCTGAAGGCGCAGTTTGAATCCGCCCAGGATCCGATGGAAAAGCTGGCCCTGCATCGCCAAATTCAGCGCCTGCCCCGCAACAGCGCCCGGAACCGCCACCAAAACCGCTGCTGGTTAACTGGCCGTCCCCGTGGCTACTACCGCGATTTTGGTCTGTGCCGGAATGCTCTGCGCGAAATGGCTCACCAAGGCTTGCTGCCCGGTGTGGTCAAGTCGAGCTGGTAAGCCACGAACTGGCCAGCATCAGCAGTACCATTACCGCACCGTTTTGGGGCTTCTTGCCGAAGTCCATCCCGTTTTCACCAAAGCACGCCGATCCACCCGATCGACGTGCTTTTGGTTTTTGATCAGTCAGAATCAAAATAGCATCAGCCTCTAATTAAGATTGTGATCGCCAATTTCAAATATTTTTTCCTCGGTATAAATCCCCGATCGCCGCTGCCGGCCAAATACTTTCAAGCATCACCCGATCACCCAAGCCGAACACCACAACGACTCTACAGGCTGCCATGATCGCCATTCCAAACCACATCGATCCTGACGAATACCTACTGCTTGATCGCAATAGCAATACCCGCCATGAATACCGTCGCGGTCTTGTCTATGCCATGGCAGGCGGCAGCGACACTCACGCCCGAATTGCCATTAATCTCCTCAGTTTGATTAACTTTCACCTTCGAGGCACAGCCTGCCGTCTCTACAACGGCGATGTCAAAGTCAACTATCGCGACGAATTCTACTACTACCCAGATCTCTTCGTTACCTGTGACCCACGCGATCGCGAAAATCGCACCATCAAACGCTATCCCAAACTGATTGCTGAGGTTCTTTCAGACAGCACCAAAGACTTTGACCGTAACCTTAAATTTACCGACTACCAGCAGCTCGAAAGCCTCGAAGAATACGTCCTCATCTCCCAAGACACTCAGCAAGTGGAATGCCGCTGCCGCCAACCCGACAATACCTGGGCAACCACCGTCTACAAAAATGGCGATCGCGTCACCTTGAACAGCATTGGTCTTGAACTTGATGTGGCCGAACTCTATCTTGATCTCGACTAATCATCACAAGACACTCACACCCCCATACAAATCCCCGATCGCCACTTTCAACCCAATACTCCCAAACTCCACTCGATCGCCCAAGCCGAACACCACAACGACTTTATAGGCTGCCATGATCGCCATTCCAAACTACATCAATCCTGATGAATACCTGATCATCGATCGCGATAGTTCCACCCGCCACGAATACCGTCGCGGCCTCGTCTACGCGATGGCAGGCGGCAGCGATGCCCACTCACAGATTGCAATCAAGCTACTGGGTCTGATTGACCGTCATCTAGAAAATACGCCGTGCCGTGTTTACAACGAGGTCAAGGTCAACTACAAAGATGAGTTTTACTATTACCCTGATGCCTTCGTGACCTGCGATCCCCGCGATCGCGCCGACCGCTACATCAAACGCCACCCAAAATTGATTGCCGAAGTCCTATCCCAAAGCACGCGAGCCTTTGATCTGGGTCAAAAGTTCGAGGATTATCGGCAAATCCCAGACCTAGAGGAATACGTTCTCATCGATCAGGATCAGCGCTGGGTGGAATGCCACCGCCGCCAACCGGACAATACTTGGACAACGGTGATCTATGGAACAGGGGATCAGATTGCGCTTCAAAGTATTAATTTAACCTTCCCCCTTGAGCAACTCTATCGAGGCTTGGATTAGTGTTAGTTTGGGTCAGGCCCCAATGACTTTGAATGGGTTGATATTCCCTAAATAAACCTAAACGAAAAAGAAACCTAAAGAGGATGCCTGAAAAGCCAAAATTGCTACTCTGTACGCCCCAGTGATCGACTTAAACAAGGGGCTTAAGCCCCTTGTCCCCCCGACTATTGGTGCTTGCCCGTGCCAAAGAATACTTGTTAAACATCCTCTAAACAAAATAGAGGCGGCGTTCGCAGCGCACATCGGCTGGAAGGCAATCCTTGAGGGCAACTTCGGCAATTCGATCGGCGTAGTAAGTGGTAATCGGCAGGCGAATCACTTGGGTGCTGCCGATGTGCATTTCGCTGAGCCAATAGATTTGGGCGGCGATCGTCAGGATGTCCGTTTGGCCGTGGCGGCGACGCACCAAAAGGGGCTGGGGACTGGCGTTGGGGGCAACTTTGGCCTGTTTAGCACCGGTTGTGAGGACGATCGCCTCATGATCGTTGTGAACCCAAGCCCAACCTCGATCGGGGTTTTGCCACTGTTCTTGGTTGGTGTTGGGGTCGATCGCCCGCACCGCCGCCCGCGCCAGCACATCCTTCACCACTTCCACCACCTCCAATTGCTCCAACCCATGGGGTCGCAATTCGGCTTCTAGGGCTTGCAGGGTGGCTAATTCGCTGTTTTTGACGGTTCCATCGCGATGAATCACCACGTGGCGTAGGGGTTCACCGCTTTGCTCAGTGAATGCGCCAAATAAGTCGAGCAAAATATTGCGCAGGCTGGTTTCGCTGAAGGTTTCGCCCCGCTGCATGGAGGCGCTTGACCAGCCGATCGCCTGGCCTTGGCGGTTGACCACAAAGGCAGAGGCCCCGATCGTCCGTTCCTCTTTGCGGCCCAAATCTAGCCCCACAAAAGCTTGGGCAGTACCCGGCATTTGGTGCAACTGCCAGGGAGCATAGCCCAGTTTTGCCAGAATACCGAACACCACGTTTTGATCGCACCCCTCATGCAGCTTTTGGTTATAGTTCTCCTTGTTAACCACGCGCATGGTTTCGCGCGTCACCATTTGCGAACAGTAACTCTGTTGATTGAGGATTCTTTTTAAG of the Limnothrix sp. FACHB-406 genome contains:
- the folK gene encoding 2-amino-4-hydroxy-6-hydroxymethyldihydropteridine diphosphokinase, which translates into the protein MPKHSTSKHSVSCAIPCAIALGGNLGDVAATFERALAALDATPGIQVTGRSRWYRNPPMGPPQPDFLNGCALLKVALSPEALLDRLQALENEAGRVRTVHWGPRTLDLDLLLYGDRVMQTPRLQVPHPGLGDRAFFAVPLAEIAPDWVEPLTGRAIAQIVQTLDCSAVIPLA
- a CDS encoding MgtC/SapB family protein; amino-acid sequence: MNLPPDPSWFHLLIRLGLALFVGGAIGIDRQLRHKPAGMRTHMLVSLGAALFAIIPAEMGANIDAISRSAQGVATGVGFLGAGEILRTKRSEEKVKGLTSAAAIWVSAGLGFAAGCGLLGVATLGALMAFLVLRLNGVERRLTRNFDMNAIMDDD
- a CDS encoding cysteine desulfurase family protein is translated as MANLVYLDCHATTPTDPRVAEAMWPFLTDYFGNAGSNHAYGWAAAAAVDRSRATLAAAINASPEEILFTSGATEANNLAIKGVAEAYLNKGRHLITVATEHSAVLDPCRYLQSLGFEVTVLPVDRLGLLDLEALAQAMRPETVLVSVMVANNEIGVLQPIEQIGALCRDRGVLFHTDAAQAIGKVPLDVQTQSIDLMSLTAHKVYGPKGIGALYVRRGNSRVALAPQLHGGGQERGLRAGTLPVSQIVGFGRAIELAMEHLATEAEQLQMLRDRLWERLQTYFATAPGLALELNGHPSLRLPGNLNVTIEGLPNGAVLKAIQLIAAVSSGSACQSETGRQSHVLKALGQSAGPLTTTLRFGLGRFHDFATIDRVATRLIGAIEQIRRNAGTLA
- a CDS encoding polysaccharide deacetylase family protein; translated protein: MTRLFSKRSGSSRSQAARGYRSSKVGQNFNQRSRFSWRWWLLALVTCAAVLGGSYAWTTNNASLKTALDNSAVASQSAPPLSLGEALDRSIGNFRQQVTSQEQEILMALGNLPQAFVGKLVRDQRLASGEKVVALTFDDGPAPRYTDQVLDILKQEDVKATFFVIGRMFQAFPTIGQRVAREGHVIANHTWSHGYHRHAPAAAAREIDQTAAIIQAKTGQVARLYRPPGGVLNNGMDTYAQGHGYATVLWGTDTGDWRRPPAATIVDRVMRTMHPGDIVLMHDGGGDRHNTVAALPIIIRQLKAQGYRFVTMPELLQLRAQASRSASTRATAKPQPTATATQPANPGPGAIDPTVNAPMSAPNSTMDLPL
- a CDS encoding glycosyltransferase family 39 protein, whose product is MGQDLGDRAGQLGSGFKVHGFRIHRFHHWLNPDHWQSRWQGRWQTDWAKLLGLWLLVLLVDRAWFAIDQSAPAWDQAEYLTAALTYADALRDPQWLSGSWWVDFWRLSPKVPPLVAIITVPFLWLFGPTADAATALNSACSLLLLGSVYAIGRRLFDRTTGWWAALLCSVMPGLWRVRLDYLTEFPLVTVVTAAFAALVFWATGGRFGPWRGRLAHWLWAIGLGLLLGAGLLTKQPVVFFLGLPWAGLLAVALWRSRWERVTQGLLALGIAWIVAAPWYQANWLFVLSGGKRATVDSAIVEGDPALNTLDAWIYYLKLFPQHLSWPLLGLAISGGCLAFLKYQQQLAWPDRPWPSSPVPKDDRRGWLWTLGFWLGAYLLCSLLVNKDWRYVLPYWPVGAIVLARGWLVWGARVRWSLLGLTVLLSVLSWLPPTAAGVAPLVPGPMRVVQWGPALPHAQVVQAVIDHAPHLQSTVGVLPSTAELNQHNLNFFGAARNFQVYGRQVGTDPQAVAQDARSLDWYLLKTGDQGSMRGRRRREAQAATSQTLRQSSELQLVEHWPVAADSEWQLWQRRSPSVTVTPLANPAPLKLMAQLPERLPPGQVAPVTYRWQGPAAQLQGGLALLTWQREPTPDRPAGRTGWIDDRAIGRGRLMTPLPPSAGQAWEVWDRSAMVLPPDLAPGRYRLWASLLPNDPQLGDRAQPIAIPTEATVVIDPAASAQPAPELDGVAQLRLLGLQLRSGRSGLESVFNTIGRINQYNPNQTYVAQAELTLRYRLSQQPDRLGWRYALGLAQVLDQNTSGAIATFEQITQAEPRNPWAQAYLAVVRLYEFQTDAAWPAIQQALALAPRVPEFHYLKAVAHAQRWELGRAIAELRIGQSLEPAATQSHHPPIGLIPPTS
- the rpsN gene encoding 30S ribosomal protein S14 — protein: MAKKSMVEREKKRDRLIAKYAAKRADLKAQFESAQDPMEKLALHRQIQRLPRNSARNRHQNRCWLTGRPRGYYRDFGLCRNALREMAHQGLLPGVVKSSW
- a CDS encoding Uma2 family endonuclease; amino-acid sequence: MIAIPNHIDPDEYLLLDRNSNTRHEYRRGLVYAMAGGSDTHARIAINLLSLINFHLRGTACRLYNGDVKVNYRDEFYYYPDLFVTCDPRDRENRTIKRYPKLIAEVLSDSTKDFDRNLKFTDYQQLESLEEYVLISQDTQQVECRCRQPDNTWATTVYKNGDRVTLNSIGLELDVAELYLDLD
- a CDS encoding Uma2 family endonuclease — protein: MIAIPNYINPDEYLIIDRDSSTRHEYRRGLVYAMAGGSDAHSQIAIKLLGLIDRHLENTPCRVYNEVKVNYKDEFYYYPDAFVTCDPRDRADRYIKRHPKLIAEVLSQSTRAFDLGQKFEDYRQIPDLEEYVLIDQDQRWVECHRRQPDNTWTTVIYGTGDQIALQSINLTFPLEQLYRGLD